One Vicinamibacterales bacterium DNA segment encodes these proteins:
- a CDS encoding SDR family oxidoreductase codes for MTLTDKVVLITGGRRIGLVVAHELAARGADLALAYRGSRDEAEQGVRDAVAQGRRGVALQADVSKAADCQALVEGTVRALGRIDVVVNMASVYGPEPLDTLTESAWDRNLAINLKSAFLCAQAAARHMRAQGAGGRIVNFADWLSRSGRPHYTDFVAYYVAKAGVVALTEALALELAGGDILVNAIAPGPILPPPDMTEDEKAEVAAATPLGRWGGEREIVKAVVALIDTDFITGETVRVDGGRHLR; via the coding sequence ATGACGCTCACGGACAAGGTGGTCCTCATCACGGGCGGACGGCGGATCGGGCTGGTGGTGGCGCACGAGCTCGCCGCGCGGGGCGCCGATCTCGCCCTCGCCTACCGCGGGTCCCGGGACGAAGCGGAGCAGGGCGTCCGGGACGCGGTGGCGCAGGGACGCCGAGGCGTGGCGCTCCAGGCCGACGTCTCCAAGGCGGCGGACTGCCAGGCCCTGGTGGAAGGCACGGTCCGCGCGCTGGGCCGCATCGATGTCGTCGTCAACATGGCCTCCGTGTACGGACCCGAGCCTCTCGACACGCTCACCGAGTCGGCCTGGGACAGAAACCTCGCCATCAACCTGAAGTCGGCGTTCCTCTGCGCCCAGGCCGCGGCGCGCCACATGCGGGCGCAGGGCGCCGGCGGACGCATCGTGAACTTCGCGGACTGGCTGTCGCGAAGCGGCCGTCCGCACTACACCGACTTCGTCGCCTACTATGTGGCGAAGGCCGGAGTTGTCGCCCTCACCGAGGCGCTGGCCCTCGAGCTGGCGGGTGGCGACATCCTCGTCAACGCCATCGCTCCCGGGCCGATCCTGCCGCCGCCCGACATGACCGAGGACGAGAAGGCCGAGGTGGCCGCCGCCACGCCGCTGGGGCGCTGGGGCGGCGAGCGGGAGATCGTCAAGGCCGTGGTCGCGCTGATCGACACGGATTTCATCACCGGCGAGACCGTTCGCGTGGACGGCGGCCGGCATCTGAGGTGA
- a CDS encoding glucose 1-dehydrogenase, whose product MRLKGKVALVTGASQGIGRAIAERFAKEGADIVVNYRSDPDTAAEVADGARAAGVRATALQADVSVVEQVRSLIERAVAEMGRLDILVNNAGVESHAPFWDVTEADYDKVLNVNLKGVFFGTQAMVRHLRATNRPGRIVNVSSVHEELPFPNFAAYCASKGGLKMLTRNLGVELGPLGITINSVAPGAIVTPINSALLNDPAKLQSLTAQIPLSRLGTTGDVAGVAAFLASDDAAYVTGATYVVDGGLTWFYQEQ is encoded by the coding sequence GTGAGACTCAAGGGGAAGGTCGCGCTCGTGACGGGCGCCAGCCAGGGCATCGGACGCGCGATCGCGGAACGCTTCGCGAAGGAGGGCGCCGATATCGTCGTCAACTATCGGAGCGACCCTGACACGGCCGCCGAAGTCGCCGATGGGGCCCGCGCCGCCGGCGTGCGCGCCACGGCGCTGCAGGCCGACGTGTCGGTCGTGGAACAGGTGCGGAGCCTCATCGAGCGGGCGGTCGCCGAGATGGGCCGGCTCGACATCCTCGTGAACAACGCCGGGGTCGAGTCGCACGCGCCGTTCTGGGACGTCACCGAGGCGGACTACGACAAGGTCCTGAACGTGAACCTGAAGGGCGTGTTCTTCGGCACCCAGGCGATGGTGCGGCACCTCCGGGCCACGAACCGGCCCGGCCGCATCGTGAACGTCAGCTCGGTGCACGAAGAGCTGCCGTTTCCGAACTTCGCCGCCTACTGCGCGAGCAAGGGCGGCCTGAAGATGCTCACGCGCAATCTCGGCGTGGAACTCGGCCCGCTGGGCATCACGATCAACTCGGTGGCCCCCGGCGCCATCGTCACGCCCATCAACTCGGCGCTGCTCAACGACCCGGCGAAGCTGCAGTCGCTCACCGCGCAGATTCCGCTGTCGCGGCTCGGCACGACCGGCGACGTGGCCGGAGTGGCGGCGTTCCTTGCCTCGGACGACGCCGCCTACGTGACCGGCGCGACCTACGTCGTGGACGGCGGCCTGACCTGGTTCTATCAGGAGCAGTGA
- a CDS encoding zf-HC2 domain-containing protein has translation MTAHPSGDDLGRHLRVLEALGRADEHLAYDDIEAFVDGGLDDIGREAVEAHAAACAACAAELDDLAAFRASLPTKNAPEAARVVPMPVRPRRIPRVAPWLAAAAVLVLAVAVARRTDPPLTAPNTPAPAPVDRPAAAQSAAPAIPAPAAPAVEVGTPLPAPEPATALRLRGGERRVGGKTFRFESGVWVDEAYDSLALLPEESLSGPSRAALIGREPALAAYSALGSRVVVVHAGTVYRLEP, from the coding sequence ATGACTGCGCATCCGTCCGGGGACGACCTCGGGCGCCACCTCCGCGTGTTGGAGGCCCTGGGCCGGGCGGACGAGCACCTGGCCTACGACGACATCGAGGCCTTCGTGGACGGCGGCCTGGACGACATCGGGCGGGAGGCCGTGGAAGCGCACGCCGCCGCCTGCGCCGCCTGTGCGGCGGAGCTGGATGACCTGGCGGCCTTCCGGGCCTCCCTTCCGACGAAGAACGCACCCGAGGCGGCGCGGGTGGTCCCGATGCCGGTCCGCCCGCGCCGGATCCCCCGGGTGGCCCCCTGGCTGGCCGCGGCCGCCGTGCTGGTGCTGGCGGTGGCGGTGGCCCGACGCACGGACCCGCCCCTCACCGCGCCGAACACGCCGGCACCGGCCCCCGTCGACCGGCCAGCGGCGGCCCAGTCCGCGGCGCCGGCCATTCCGGCACCAGCCGCACCGGCGGTCGAGGTCGGCACGCCCCTCCCGGCGCCAGAGCCGGCAACGGCCCTGCGCCTCCGAGGCGGGGAACGCCGCGTCGGCGGCAAGACGTTCCGGTTCGAGTCGGGCGTGTGGGTGGACGAGGCCTACGACAGCCTGGCCCTCCTGCCCGAGGAGAGCCTGAGCGGCCCCAGCCGGGCCGCCCTGATCGGCCGGGAGCCGGCGCTGGCCGCGTACTCGGCGCTCGGGTCCCGCGTGGTGGTCGTCCACGCGGGCACGGTGTACCGGCTGGAGCCCTGA
- a CDS encoding CHAT domain-containing tetratricopeptide repeat protein, giving the protein MSRRSARAAATLVLAVRISNAVLGVSTCAVLVLARATAGAQPSAPSTRTTLDAKLDEAQAAVDAGRRQDVQRLAIDAKAAAQREGNRAALARAIALEAWAYWSQGDFSTSERLRTEAIALAREARDLRTEVMATRGLAQSMGSQGRAREALDVLERVLPLSLRLEDPHDVALTYTVMGGQLGRLSEFARARSVLRRALEAERSMPDGGRGRVWAILTLLGAANRALGDLDDAVAAYRQSLEDVRIARNRIGEYQALGNLGNLYTMLGDYERALASHRESLSAATAADYVVGIATAHRNIAELLAALDRPQQANEQLQLALDQFRAVKSLDRLTDALVGRANLELRSLHRPDQAAAAAEEALALARSMGSREGEAGALVVLGRVASLSGDAAAARARFDAALAIARRMKSPETEYDALVGRADAARAGGRAADAMGDYRAAVEISRTLRAGLSSNDDRAMFGNSWREAHIGLATLLASLDRQGEALEAAEAGRARALADALASRHDAEPDAAGPARTPASVPAPSLADMTAVARRLDATVVEYLVAGDTLEAWVLAPTGTVRHAAERIDKGALRALAADARRAVDLAAVGDTAPAAKALATLHRRTIAPIARWLPTDPESLVVIVADDVLQVVPFGALVDERGRPVVASHTLSYAPSIGVLLESGGTARRSGPDGAVVAADPTPPPDAPRDPLPGARLEADEVARRAGGRRVETLLGANATETALKAAAPGADWLHVAAHASVSPDRPMASAIVLAPSADDDGYLRVDEIVALRLAADLVVLSGCSTGLGRVSSDGIAGLTGAFLSAGARTIVTSLWDVSDDSTAFLMARFYEGLQAGRSKASALRRAQLATRARYAHPGHWAAFQLTGEPR; this is encoded by the coding sequence GTGAGCCGCCGATCCGCACGGGCGGCTGCTACACTCGTGCTCGCCGTGCGGATCTCCAACGCGGTGCTGGGCGTGTCGACGTGCGCCGTGCTGGTCCTCGCGCGCGCGACTGCTGGAGCGCAGCCCTCCGCCCCTTCGACCCGGACGACGCTCGACGCAAAGCTGGACGAGGCGCAGGCCGCCGTGGACGCCGGACGGCGGCAGGACGTGCAGCGCCTCGCGATCGACGCGAAGGCCGCAGCGCAACGCGAGGGCAACCGCGCCGCGCTGGCGCGTGCGATCGCGCTCGAGGCCTGGGCCTACTGGTCGCAGGGAGACTTCTCCACGTCCGAACGCCTGCGCACCGAGGCCATCGCCCTGGCGCGTGAGGCCCGCGACCTGCGCACGGAGGTGATGGCCACGCGTGGCCTCGCGCAATCGATGGGCAGCCAGGGGCGCGCCAGGGAAGCGCTGGACGTGCTGGAACGCGTGCTGCCCCTGAGCCTCCGCCTCGAGGACCCGCACGACGTCGCGTTGACCTACACCGTCATGGGCGGCCAGCTGGGCCGCCTGTCAGAGTTCGCGCGTGCGAGAAGCGTGCTTCGACGGGCTCTCGAGGCCGAGCGCTCGATGCCGGACGGAGGGCGCGGACGCGTCTGGGCCATCCTCACGCTGCTCGGCGCGGCGAACCGCGCGCTCGGCGACCTGGACGACGCCGTGGCCGCGTATCGGCAGTCGCTGGAGGACGTGCGGATCGCCCGCAACCGCATCGGCGAGTACCAGGCGCTCGGCAACCTGGGCAACCTCTATACGATGCTCGGCGACTACGAGCGCGCGCTGGCCAGCCACCGGGAGTCGCTCTCGGCCGCGACCGCCGCCGACTACGTCGTGGGCATCGCCACGGCGCACCGCAACATCGCCGAGCTGCTGGCGGCGCTCGACCGTCCGCAGCAGGCCAACGAGCAGCTGCAGCTGGCCCTCGACCAGTTCCGCGCGGTGAAGAGCCTCGACCGGTTGACCGACGCGCTGGTCGGGCGCGCCAATCTGGAACTCCGGAGCCTGCATCGCCCGGACCAGGCCGCCGCGGCCGCGGAAGAAGCGCTTGCCCTTGCCCGATCGATGGGCAGCCGGGAGGGCGAGGCAGGCGCGCTGGTCGTCCTGGGCCGCGTCGCGAGCCTGAGCGGGGACGCCGCCGCCGCACGGGCGCGATTCGACGCGGCGCTGGCGATTGCCCGACGGATGAAGTCGCCGGAGACGGAGTACGACGCGCTGGTGGGACGCGCCGATGCCGCGAGGGCGGGCGGCCGGGCGGCCGACGCCATGGGCGACTACCGCGCGGCCGTGGAGATCTCGCGGACGCTGCGCGCCGGCCTCTCGAGCAACGACGACCGCGCGATGTTCGGCAACTCCTGGCGCGAGGCGCACATCGGGCTCGCGACGCTGCTGGCCTCGCTCGACCGGCAGGGCGAGGCGCTGGAAGCGGCCGAGGCGGGCCGCGCGCGCGCCCTGGCCGACGCCTTGGCCTCCCGTCACGACGCGGAGCCCGACGCGGCGGGGCCGGCTCGCACGCCCGCCAGCGTCCCGGCGCCGTCGCTGGCCGACATGACGGCCGTGGCTCGCCGCCTCGACGCCACCGTCGTGGAGTACCTCGTCGCCGGCGACACGCTGGAGGCGTGGGTGCTGGCGCCGACGGGCACGGTGCGCCATGCCGCGGAACGCATCGACAAGGGCGCCCTCCGCGCACTCGCCGCCGATGCCCGGCGTGCCGTCGATCTCGCCGCCGTCGGCGACACGGCGCCGGCGGCCAAGGCGCTCGCGACGCTCCACCGGCGCACGATCGCGCCCATCGCCCGGTGGCTGCCGACGGATCCCGAGTCCCTCGTCGTGATCGTCGCCGACGACGTCCTGCAGGTGGTGCCGTTCGGGGCGCTCGTGGACGAGCGGGGACGGCCGGTGGTGGCCAGTCATACGCTGTCCTACGCTCCCTCGATCGGGGTCCTGCTGGAGTCGGGCGGCACCGCCAGGCGGAGCGGGCCGGACGGGGCCGTCGTCGCCGCCGATCCGACGCCGCCGCCTGACGCCCCGCGCGATCCGCTGCCCGGCGCGCGGCTGGAGGCGGACGAGGTGGCGCGGCGGGCCGGTGGACGTCGCGTCGAGACGCTGCTCGGCGCCAACGCCACCGAAACGGCCCTGAAGGCGGCGGCGCCCGGGGCCGACTGGCTGCACGTCGCCGCGCACGCCTCGGTCTCGCCCGACCGGCCGATGGCGTCGGCCATCGTGCTGGCGCCGTCGGCCGACGACGACGGCTACCTGCGCGTGGACGAGATCGTCGCGCTGCGGCTGGCCGCGGACCTCGTCGTGCTCAGCGGATGTTCGACGGGCCTGGGACGCGTGTCGAGCGACGGCATCGCCGGGCTCACCGGCGCGTTCCTCTCCGCAGGCGCCCGCACGATCGTGACGAGCCTCTGGGACGTGTCCGACGACTCGACGGCGTTCCTGATGGCCCGTTTCTACGAGGGCCTGCAGGCGGGGCGGTCGAAGGCCTCGGCGCTCAGGCGCGCGCAGCTCGCCACGCGCGCACGCTACGCGCATCCCGGCCACTGGGCGGCGTTCCAGCTGACGGGCGAACCGCGATAG
- a CDS encoding sigma-70 family RNA polymerase sigma factor, which yields MTAGAPAGPPDDVGQGDATRLLLTLRGGGASGAEATARLAELLYPELRSIASRLMRRERDGHTLQPTAVAHEAFLRLVDQRTIEWQDRAHFLGIAARIMRQILVEHARAHGTAKRGGGVPRVTLDDAFVPQRDGAFDLLALDDVLTRFAAVDPRGARVAELRVFGGMTVQETAEELGVSPRTVNTDWMAARLWLSRELAR from the coding sequence GTGACGGCCGGCGCCCCGGCGGGCCCGCCTGATGACGTCGGCCAGGGCGACGCCACGCGGCTGCTGCTCACCCTTCGCGGCGGCGGCGCCAGTGGCGCCGAGGCGACGGCCCGGCTCGCCGAGCTCCTGTATCCCGAGCTCCGGTCCATCGCATCGCGTCTCATGCGACGCGAACGTGACGGTCACACCCTGCAACCCACGGCCGTCGCCCACGAGGCCTTCCTCCGCCTGGTCGACCAGCGCACCATCGAGTGGCAGGACCGGGCGCACTTCCTGGGCATCGCCGCCCGGATCATGCGCCAGATCCTCGTGGAGCACGCCCGGGCGCACGGCACGGCCAAGCGGGGCGGCGGCGTCCCGCGGGTGACGCTGGACGACGCCTTCGTGCCGCAGCGGGACGGCGCCTTCGATCTGCTCGCGCTCGACGACGTCCTGACGCGCTTCGCCGCGGTCGATCCGCGCGGCGCCCGCGTGGCCGAACTGCGCGTCTTCGGAGGGATGACCGTGCAGGAGACGGCCGAAGAGCTGGGCGTGTCCCCGCGCACGGTCAACACCGACTGGATGGCCGCGCGGTTGTGGCTGTCGCGCGAACTGGCCAGGTGA
- a CDS encoding serine/threonine-protein kinase has translation MSSGSFEEAKAILLEAMSLPVADRPAYLDRACGGDEAFRAEIESLLAHERDGLLETGGVAGEAVLDALGRLDWPGARTSDPAGRAVGPYVLDDVLGEGGMGTVYRARQAAPIAREVALKIVKRGMDTRRVMARFETERQTLARLDHPGIARILDAGADDHGQPYFVMELVRGVPITDYADGQRLAVADRLRLFLQVCHAVQHAHQKGVLHRDLKPSNILVSEHDGVAAPKVIDFGVAKALEDSGDGVSLLTEVGQLVGTPEYMSPEQADGRPDGADTRSDVYSLGVVLYELLTGRPPLRLRGLRVTDMQRRIATEEPVRPSSVVTTPAGGDGPASDTKAIGRQRQATPSRLGRLLSGDLDNIVLTCLRKEPERRYESVAALADDVRRYLDGRPVAAQGDSWRYRARKFTRRHRVAVGFAALAVVSLAAFVTVMAVERAKARQAALTASQVSAFLVGIFEHADPNVAQGANLSARELLDQGAGRIERDLAGQPDVQAALLATMSRAYAGIEVPDRAIALAEKSLEIARRIRGPRHPDVATALAALAAGHAVGSADDKALPLYREALDMRKALLPPDDPAILDVTSKLALSLQMLAQFPESEALYREALAIARRTNPPDSYEVTFALDNLGGVLESEERLDEAVAVLQEALERSRRDASSPVLTADILSELAVILKNLGRTGEAEPMYKEALALRERVLGEDHPLTAQSHNNYGVFLRAAGRLEESVEHQQRALAIHRARHGEHHRDVAIAYTNLAGTYKDLGRTAEAESAFKAALNSIGTGPGPMYWVYGNIEFNYGGFLREQGRAAEAERYMTHGYTVVRDGLGPKSARARRMASGLADFYQARGRAALAAEYRQAASEDAAQ, from the coding sequence ATGTCTTCAGGCAGCTTCGAGGAGGCCAAGGCGATCCTCCTGGAGGCAATGAGTCTGCCTGTCGCCGACCGTCCGGCGTACCTCGACCGTGCCTGCGGAGGCGACGAGGCATTCCGCGCCGAGATTGAGTCCCTCCTGGCGCACGAACGCGACGGCCTCCTGGAAACCGGCGGGGTGGCCGGCGAGGCCGTGCTCGACGCCCTCGGCCGCCTCGACTGGCCGGGCGCCCGCACATCCGATCCGGCGGGCCGGGCCGTCGGCCCGTACGTGCTCGACGACGTGCTGGGCGAGGGCGGCATGGGTACGGTGTACCGCGCCCGGCAGGCCGCGCCGATCGCACGCGAGGTGGCGCTGAAGATCGTCAAGCGCGGCATGGACACCCGACGCGTCATGGCGCGGTTCGAGACCGAGCGCCAGACGCTGGCGCGGCTCGACCACCCGGGGATCGCCCGCATCCTCGACGCCGGCGCCGACGACCACGGCCAGCCGTACTTCGTGATGGAGCTCGTGCGCGGCGTCCCGATCACGGACTACGCGGACGGTCAGCGACTGGCGGTCGCCGATCGGCTGCGGCTCTTCCTGCAGGTCTGCCACGCCGTGCAGCACGCGCACCAGAAGGGCGTGCTCCACCGCGACCTGAAGCCGTCGAACATCCTCGTCTCCGAGCACGACGGGGTGGCCGCTCCCAAGGTGATCGACTTCGGCGTGGCCAAGGCGCTCGAGGACAGCGGCGACGGAGTGTCGCTCCTGACCGAGGTCGGTCAGCTCGTCGGCACGCCGGAATACATGAGCCCGGAGCAGGCGGACGGCCGTCCCGACGGCGCCGACACCAGGAGCGACGTCTACTCCCTGGGCGTGGTGCTCTACGAACTGCTCACCGGACGCCCGCCGCTGCGCCTGCGCGGGCTGCGCGTGACGGACATGCAGCGGCGGATCGCCACCGAGGAGCCGGTGCGGCCCAGCAGCGTCGTCACCACGCCGGCCGGCGGCGACGGCCCAGCGTCCGACACGAAGGCGATCGGACGCCAGCGGCAGGCCACCCCCTCGCGGCTGGGCCGGCTGCTGTCGGGCGACCTCGACAACATCGTGCTGACGTGCCTGCGCAAGGAACCGGAGCGGCGCTACGAGAGCGTCGCGGCGCTGGCCGACGACGTCCGCCGCTATCTCGACGGCCGGCCGGTGGCGGCCCAGGGCGATTCGTGGCGGTATCGCGCGAGGAAGTTCACGCGGCGGCACCGGGTGGCGGTGGGATTCGCCGCACTCGCGGTCGTGTCGCTCGCCGCCTTCGTCACGGTCATGGCGGTGGAGCGCGCCAAGGCGCGTCAGGCCGCCCTCACCGCCAGCCAGGTGTCGGCATTCCTCGTCGGCATCTTCGAGCACGCGGACCCCAACGTCGCGCAGGGTGCCAACCTGTCGGCGCGCGAGTTGCTCGATCAGGGCGCCGGCCGCATCGAGCGCGACCTGGCCGGACAGCCGGACGTGCAGGCGGCCCTGCTCGCGACGATGAGCAGGGCCTACGCGGGCATCGAGGTGCCCGACCGCGCGATCGCGCTGGCGGAGAAGTCGCTCGAGATCGCCCGCCGGATTCGCGGGCCGCGTCACCCGGACGTGGCCACGGCGCTGGCGGCCCTGGCGGCCGGCCACGCGGTGGGGAGCGCGGACGACAAGGCGCTGCCCCTCTACCGGGAGGCGCTGGACATGCGCAAGGCACTCCTCCCGCCAGACGATCCCGCCATCCTCGACGTCACCTCCAAGCTCGCGCTCAGCCTCCAGATGCTCGCGCAGTTCCCGGAGTCCGAGGCCTTGTATCGCGAGGCGCTGGCGATCGCGCGGCGGACGAACCCGCCGGACTCGTACGAAGTCACGTTCGCCCTCGACAATCTGGGCGGCGTGCTGGAGTCCGAGGAACGTCTGGACGAGGCCGTGGCGGTCCTGCAGGAGGCGCTCGAGCGGTCGCGCCGTGACGCCAGCAGTCCGGTGCTGACCGCCGACATCCTCAGCGAGCTCGCCGTCATCCTCAAGAACCTCGGGCGGACCGGCGAGGCGGAACCCATGTACAAGGAAGCGTTGGCGCTTCGCGAGCGGGTCCTCGGCGAGGACCATCCGTTGACCGCCCAGAGCCACAACAACTACGGCGTCTTCCTGCGGGCGGCCGGGCGCCTCGAGGAATCGGTCGAGCATCAGCAGCGGGCGCTCGCGATCCACCGTGCGAGACATGGCGAGCACCACCGCGACGTGGCGATTGCGTACACGAACCTGGCCGGCACCTACAAGGACCTGGGACGCACGGCCGAGGCGGAGTCGGCGTTCAAGGCGGCGCTCAACTCCATCGGGACGGGGCCGGGACCGATGTATTGGGTGTACGGCAACATCGAGTTCAACTACGGCGGCTTCCTGCGCGAGCAGGGACGGGCCGCCGAGGCCGAGCGCTACATGACTCACGGCTACACCGTGGTCCGCGACGGCCTGGGACCGAAGAGCGCGCGGGCGCGCCGCATGGCGAGCGGACTCGCCGACTTCTACCAGGCGCGGGGCCGGGCGGCGCTGGCCGCCGAGTACCGGCAGGCCGCCTCGGAGGACGCCGCGCAGTGA
- a CDS encoding sigma-70 family RNA polymerase sigma factor: MTDQQTDRTEQTSAWDEGAILDGMRRGDDLAFEQVFRRYGARMLATARRLLVNDEDARDAVQEAMLSAFKAVNRFEGGAQIGTWLHRIVVNAALMRLRTRRRKPETGIDDLLPAFHADGHRIISAGEDACPERTLEQRQMLGLLRQCVNELPDTYRQVYVLRDVEELSSEEVAAAMGLTPNAVKIRLHRARQALMTLVRTRCDIAN; the protein is encoded by the coding sequence ATGACCGACCAGCAGACCGACCGGACCGAACAGACCTCGGCGTGGGACGAAGGCGCGATCCTCGACGGGATGCGCCGCGGAGACGACCTGGCGTTCGAACAGGTGTTCCGCCGCTACGGCGCCCGGATGCTGGCCACGGCGCGACGGCTCCTCGTCAACGACGAGGACGCGCGCGACGCGGTGCAGGAGGCGATGCTCTCGGCGTTCAAGGCCGTGAACCGCTTCGAGGGCGGCGCGCAGATCGGGACCTGGCTGCACCGCATCGTGGTGAACGCCGCGCTCATGCGCCTGCGCACCCGCCGTCGGAAGCCGGAAACGGGCATCGACGACCTGCTGCCGGCGTTCCACGCCGACGGCCACCGCATCATCTCCGCGGGCGAGGACGCCTGCCCCGAGCGGACGCTGGAGCAGCGGCAGATGCTCGGCCTCCTGCGGCAGTGCGTGAACGAGCTGCCGGACACCTACCGGCAGGTCTACGTCCTGCGCGACGTCGAGGAGCTCTCGTCCGAGGAGGTCGCGGCGGCGATGGGCCTCACGCCCAACGCCGTGAAGATCCGCCTGCACCGCGCGCGACAGGCCCTGATGACGCTCGTCCGGACGCGCTGCGACATCGCGAACTGA
- a CDS encoding winged helix-turn-helix domain-containing protein, which translates to MSSGDGPAKGYRFGVFEVEWASASLRREGTLVRLRGKPFDILVHLLERPGDLVTREALRHALWGTDTFVDFDHGLNAAVNRLRDALGDRAENPRFIQTVPRKGYRFIAPVQRVTSVEPSLPVVGMADPPGADAPTGGAAAVRPAPARLPGLAAGPRRWALAAVATLLVLAAAVGAITSQRPARARPMLAVLPFQNLSGSSDQDYFSDGFTDELIAQLGALNPEALGVISRTTVSRYREARPSAQDIGRALDVEYILEGAIRRSGNRVRITAQLIDAQSQSQLWSEVYEHDVPDVLLTQRDVAMRVADALTMKVLRVAAVGRMASPEAYDDLLRGKAQRLIATEASLARAREYFEHALSLHPGYAQAHAGLADVYHVLGGPGWELARPRDVLPQALASAERAIALDPRLPDGYAVRGMVRLWLDGDVAGAEEDLRRAIALNASYALAHQYLSTVLVVSGRPDEAVAAAGRALALDPLSPSSGTTLGYRLYYAGRYADAVREFDRALEGTPDYVSAWIGKAQALRALGRRAESRAALERAVTRAGGRSYVRASLAYALAVDGDRDGARSILRELESLSASHYVSPYDFALVSAGLGDAEGVRRQLARLIDDGSGWAVFVPIERELAPYARTFESLRAAAAPSASRSTGH; encoded by the coding sequence ATGAGCAGCGGCGACGGCCCGGCGAAGGGCTACCGCTTCGGCGTCTTCGAAGTGGAATGGGCCTCGGCGTCCCTGCGCCGGGAGGGCACCCTCGTGCGGCTCCGGGGGAAGCCGTTCGACATCCTGGTGCACCTGCTCGAACGTCCCGGCGATCTCGTGACGCGAGAGGCCCTCCGCCACGCGTTGTGGGGCACCGACACCTTCGTGGACTTCGACCATGGCCTGAACGCGGCCGTGAACCGGCTCCGGGACGCCCTCGGCGACCGGGCCGAGAACCCCCGCTTCATCCAGACCGTGCCCCGAAAGGGCTATCGCTTCATCGCGCCGGTGCAGCGGGTCACGAGTGTCGAGCCGAGTCTTCCGGTCGTTGGCATGGCCGACCCTCCAGGCGCCGACGCGCCGACGGGGGGGGCGGCCGCGGTTCGTCCGGCGCCCGCGCGCTTGCCTGGGCTCGCGGCGGGACCGCGCCGCTGGGCCCTCGCCGCGGTGGCCACTCTGCTGGTCCTGGCCGCCGCGGTCGGCGCGATCACGTCACAGCGGCCCGCCCGGGCCCGCCCCATGCTGGCGGTGCTGCCGTTCCAGAATCTCAGTGGCTCGTCCGATCAGGACTACTTCAGCGACGGCTTCACTGACGAGCTCATCGCCCAATTGGGGGCGCTGAATCCGGAGGCGCTCGGCGTGATCTCGCGCACCACCGTGTCGCGCTACCGCGAAGCGCGCCCGAGCGCCCAGGACATCGGCCGCGCCCTGGACGTGGAGTACATCCTCGAGGGCGCGATCCGCCGGAGCGGGAATCGGGTGCGGATCACGGCGCAGCTCATCGACGCCCAGAGCCAGTCGCAGCTCTGGTCCGAGGTGTACGAGCACGACGTTCCGGACGTGCTGTTGACCCAGCGCGACGTGGCCATGCGCGTGGCCGACGCCCTGACGATGAAGGTGCTGCGCGTGGCCGCCGTGGGCCGGATGGCGTCCCCGGAGGCCTACGACGACTTGCTGCGCGGCAAGGCCCAGCGCCTGATTGCCACCGAGGCGTCCCTGGCGCGCGCGCGTGAGTACTTCGAGCACGCGCTCAGCCTGCATCCCGGGTACGCGCAGGCCCATGCCGGCCTGGCCGACGTGTACCACGTGCTCGGGGGGCCGGGCTGGGAGCTGGCGCGTCCGCGCGACGTGCTGCCGCAGGCCCTGGCTTCGGCCGAGCGCGCCATCGCCCTCGACCCGCGGCTGCCCGACGGCTACGCCGTCCGCGGCATGGTCCGCCTGTGGCTGGACGGCGACGTGGCCGGCGCGGAGGAGGATCTCCGGCGCGCGATCGCCCTGAACGCCAGCTACGCGCTGGCGCACCAGTACCTGTCGACGGTGCTCGTCGTCAGCGGCCGTCCCGACGAGGCGGTGGCCGCAGCCGGACGCGCCCTGGCGCTCGATCCGCTGTCGCCGTCCTCGGGGACGACGCTCGGCTACCGCCTCTACTACGCCGGGCGCTATGCCGACGCCGTGCGCGAGTTCGATCGTGCGTTGGAAGGCACGCCGGACTACGTGTCGGCCTGGATCGGCAAGGCCCAGGCGCTGCGGGCCCTGGGACGGCGGGCCGAGTCGCGCGCCGCGCTGGAGCGCGCCGTCACGCGGGCGGGCGGCCGCAGCTACGTCCGCGCGTCGCTGGCCTACGCGCTCGCCGTGGACGGGGATCGGGACGGCGCCCGCTCGATCCTGCGCGAGCTGGAGTCGCTGTCGGCTTCCCATTACGTCTCGCCCTACGACTTCGCGCTCGTGTCGGCCGGCCTCGGCGACGCCGAAGGCGTGCGGCGCCAGCTGGCGCGGCTCATCGACGACGGTTCCGGCTGGGCCGTGTTCGTGCCGATCGAACGGGAACTGGCGCCCTACGCGCGGACCTTCGAGAGCCTCCGCGCGGCCGCGGCGCCGTCCGCCTCGCGCTCCACCGGCCACTAG